Proteins from a single region of Desulfolutivibrio sulfoxidireducens:
- a CDS encoding Tad domain-containing protein, giving the protein MPGQKTPDQGQRGSITVFVALLIPILAVMIFLSLNIGQMVFEKIRLQNTADACALSAATVQAAGLNEIAELNFWSKTWVLNVTRMVMYMSLAMPWQNQMTANDAVDFYKSVFKAIRDYQDKANEYYAEKALSIARKVKSANLDDRGIKGVSIESINPKSTFENAGKLMEYKTHKETIPYASVASFGKPPFCILYTYMTWNGAAAGDEKHIGLYMGWMPASSCVLVITPGFAEYEYMISKKSTPMTYSAFKLTQDPKDFILAGSVFGRLKKMTAYAAAMPTGGNVEDGKPKYKPVLVRLGKLDPKPSASDLDKVLH; this is encoded by the coding sequence ATGCCGGGGCAAAAAACTCCCGACCAGGGGCAGCGGGGATCGATCACGGTCTTCGTGGCCCTTCTGATCCCCATCCTGGCGGTGATGATCTTTCTTTCCCTCAACATCGGCCAGATGGTGTTCGAGAAGATACGTCTCCAGAACACGGCCGACGCCTGCGCCCTGTCCGCCGCCACAGTCCAGGCCGCGGGCCTGAACGAGATCGCCGAACTCAACTTCTGGAGCAAGACCTGGGTGCTCAACGTGACCAGGATGGTCATGTACATGAGTCTGGCTATGCCCTGGCAGAACCAGATGACCGCCAACGACGCCGTGGACTTCTACAAAAGCGTCTTCAAGGCCATCCGCGACTACCAGGACAAGGCCAACGAATATTACGCCGAAAAGGCCCTGTCCATCGCCAGGAAGGTGAAGTCCGCCAATCTTGACGACCGGGGGATCAAGGGCGTGTCCATCGAGTCCATCAATCCCAAATCGACGTTCGAAAACGCCGGAAAGCTCATGGAGTACAAGACCCATAAGGAAACCATCCCCTATGCCTCCGTGGCCTCCTTCGGCAAACCGCCGTTTTGCATCCTCTATACCTACATGACCTGGAACGGCGCCGCCGCCGGGGACGAAAAGCACATCGGGCTTTACATGGGCTGGATGCCGGCCTCGTCGTGCGTCCTGGTCATCACCCCCGGGTTTGCCGAGTACGAATACATGATTTCAAAGAAATCAACGCCCATGACCTATTCGGCCTTCAAGCTGACCCAGGACCCCAAGGACTTCATCCTGGCCGGGTCGGTCTTCGGCCGCCTGAAAAAGATGACCGCCTATGCGGCGGCCATGCCCACCGGCGGCAACGTGGAGGACGGCAAGCCCAAATACAAGCCTGTCCTGGTGCGCCTGGGCAAGCTGGACCCAAAACCGTCCGCTTCCGACCTGGACAAAGTTCTTCATTAA
- the cpaB gene encoding Flp pilus assembly protein CpaB, which produces MSKSKLILISLGVALFALLLVYSYIYKKEKELFSLATPVPVVVAVKDIPEGSVLDESFVEVVEVPKNFVQPGALSEVVEVLDRETAVPLLKGAQVLDSFFRPAGDEGVARKIPADKRAYSIAVNEVTAVAGLVRPGDFVDVVVTAQTGAVQQGRPVADSSLSRVLLQNVLVLAVNQRSTAGGGPRLTPKQQAEGGLASGIVSGSEAGQGTEGVRTLTLALGAEDVQKAALAQEIGSLSVALRSSWQKAEPPLPLANVTAQQVLGTEKTVVPRSRPVWTEFRGTEEFQMR; this is translated from the coding sequence ATGAGCAAATCCAAGCTGATCCTGATCTCCCTCGGCGTGGCCCTTTTCGCGCTGCTGCTCGTGTATTCCTACATCTACAAGAAGGAAAAGGAACTGTTCTCCCTGGCCACGCCGGTTCCGGTGGTGGTGGCGGTCAAGGACATCCCCGAGGGGTCGGTCCTGGACGAGTCCTTCGTGGAGGTGGTCGAGGTCCCCAAGAATTTCGTCCAGCCCGGGGCCTTAAGCGAGGTGGTGGAGGTCCTGGATCGGGAGACCGCCGTGCCCCTGCTCAAGGGCGCCCAGGTCCTGGATTCGTTTTTCCGGCCCGCCGGCGACGAGGGCGTGGCCCGGAAGATCCCGGCCGACAAGCGGGCCTACAGCATCGCCGTGAACGAGGTCACGGCCGTGGCCGGCCTGGTCCGTCCCGGCGACTTCGTGGACGTGGTGGTCACGGCCCAGACCGGCGCGGTGCAGCAGGGCCGGCCCGTGGCCGACAGCTCCCTGTCCCGCGTCCTTTTGCAAAACGTGCTTGTCCTGGCCGTGAACCAGCGCTCCACGGCCGGGGGCGGCCCCCGGCTCACCCCGAAACAACAGGCCGAGGGCGGCCTGGCCTCGGGCATCGTGTCCGGGTCCGAGGCTGGCCAGGGGACGGAGGGCGTGCGCACCCTGACCCTGGCCCTTGGTGCCGAGGACGTGCAGAAGGCGGCCCTGGCCCAGGAGATCGGCAGCCTGTCCGTGGCCCTGCGCAGCAGTTGGCAGAAGGCCGAGCCTCCCCTGCCCCTGGCCAATGTCACGGCCCAGCAGGTGCTTGGCACGGAAAAGACCGTGGTGCCCCGGTCCCGGCCGGTGTGGACCGAGTTTCGCGGCACCGAGGAATTTCAGATGCGCTGA
- a CDS encoding pilus assembly protein N-terminal domain-containing protein: MKQISPLHRLACRIMAIAAMIVFAASAFAEEPTRMELVSGQSATLEPGFAVDKIAVGDPEVIGVARTSDSSMLVNAKNAGQSNLIILGTSGQQKEYLIRVRAGTLDDDAAVLREMFGGMEGVEVKVVGGRLVVTGEVFNAEHYDKIVATLASMPEVINQVNMSPVMKRIVGDQIKKEINRPGVVVKAIKNSFVLDGMVAVPDDIGRAEKIAGLYSKNVVNTLKVAPEALKPYQKPELIEVTMHIMELSKNALRDLGVHWNPLGDMNADGTSQYSTESSGDATSKLTGTLTGTLSSLLPKMRRIKDTGEGRSLMNQVVITKQGGEAKFFAGTEIPISIAQSLGTMSVEFKKVGMTLNVSPNIDPLSNIDTGIHVESSAVISENADGVPTISTNNLSTALNVASGQSIVLGGLIGQRELEALSLSPPDKGLSLAQLNRRTRAGVDGWEVVVFITPSIVQNPAQAGREIDTRVQESFKKKDLERLREQAGKK, encoded by the coding sequence ATGAAACAGATTTCTCCCCTTCACAGGCTCGCGTGCCGGATCATGGCCATCGCGGCCATGATCGTGTTCGCGGCTTCGGCCTTCGCCGAGGAACCGACGCGCATGGAACTGGTCTCGGGCCAGAGCGCCACCCTCGAACCCGGATTCGCTGTGGACAAGATCGCCGTGGGCGATCCCGAGGTCATCGGCGTGGCCCGCACCTCGGATTCGTCCATGCTGGTCAACGCCAAGAACGCCGGCCAGTCGAACCTGATCATCCTGGGCACGTCCGGACAGCAGAAGGAATACCTGATCCGGGTCCGGGCCGGGACCCTGGACGACGACGCGGCCGTTCTGCGCGAGATGTTCGGCGGCATGGAGGGCGTGGAGGTCAAGGTCGTGGGCGGCCGGCTCGTGGTCACCGGGGAGGTGTTCAACGCCGAGCACTACGACAAGATCGTGGCCACCCTGGCCAGCATGCCCGAGGTCATCAATCAGGTGAACATGAGCCCGGTCATGAAGCGTATCGTGGGCGACCAGATCAAAAAGGAGATCAACCGGCCGGGCGTGGTGGTCAAGGCCATCAAGAACTCCTTCGTGCTCGACGGCATGGTGGCCGTACCCGACGATATCGGTCGGGCCGAAAAGATCGCCGGGCTGTATTCGAAAAACGTGGTCAACACCCTCAAGGTCGCTCCGGAGGCGCTCAAGCCCTACCAGAAGCCGGAACTCATCGAAGTGACCATGCACATCATGGAGCTGTCCAAAAACGCCCTGCGCGACCTGGGCGTGCACTGGAACCCCCTGGGGGACATGAACGCCGACGGGACCAGCCAGTATTCCACGGAATCCTCCGGGGACGCCACCAGCAAGCTCACCGGCACCCTGACCGGCACCCTGTCCAGCCTTCTGCCCAAGATGCGGCGCATCAAGGACACGGGCGAGGGCCGTTCGCTCATGAACCAGGTGGTCATCACCAAGCAGGGCGGCGAGGCCAAGTTCTTCGCCGGAACCGAGATTCCCATCTCCATCGCCCAGAGCCTGGGCACCATGTCCGTGGAATTTAAAAAGGTGGGCATGACCCTCAACGTCTCCCCCAATATCGACCCCTTAAGCAACATCGACACCGGCATCCACGTGGAATCCAGCGCGGTCATCTCCGAGAACGCCGACGGGGTCCCGACCATCAGCACCAACAACCTGTCCACGGCCTTAAACGTGGCCTCGGGCCAGAGCATCGTGCTCGGCGGGCTTATCGGCCAGCGCGAACTCGAGGCCCTGTCCCTGTCCCCGCCCGACAAGGGCCTGAGCCTGGCCCAACTCAACCGGCGCACCCGGGCCGGGGTGGACGGCTGGGAGGTGGTGGTCTTCATCACCCCGAGCATCGTCCAGAACCCCGCCCAGGCCGGCCGGGAGATCGATACCAGGGTGCAGGAGTCGTTCAAGAAAAAGGATCTCGAACGTCTGCGCGAGCAGGCCGGCAAGAAGTGA
- a CDS encoding ATPase, T2SS/T4P/T4SS family, giving the protein MASALISLYSSRGGVGRTFLAVNLAVDLLLETRDKALLLDLGQPCSMDAALFLDLPAVNTLEQILPTADRLAPAMLKSYATSHKSGLDALGLFGPRHTSAAPPDPAALAALLSRLSAVYAWIVVDMGHGFGPAAERVLDLSDLILVPAVPEPLAMAHARSDLDFLRQRNYSQDTVRLVLNRVGEDDRLSREAMEQHVGRQSLGAVPFDRAAAANLAGGRTYPGDHPRHEVTKAFDALTHAIVTSLGPGRAAPRPAPAGAAPQAPPPAAPAVDYDAVKRSLHQRLLETFDLKYADMEVESDPVKREELRQEVTRQIIVLLDESSAVRSREARDRLVRELLQDVLGLGLLEDLLADPSITEIMVNSFDTIYVERKGLIETSTRKFLSERHLMRVIERIVAPLGRKVDTSTPMVDARLPDGSRVNAIIPPLAVKGAALTIRKFPEKKLSSKDLIGLGTLSPQMETFLKAAVLARLNILISGGTGSGKTTLLNILSEFIPAGERIITVEDSAELKLLQPHVITLEGRPPNIEGKGEVTIRDLVRNCLRMRPDRIVVGECRGSEALDMLQAMNTGHDGSLTTIHANSAREALSRLETLVMYAGYELTPKTIREQVTGAIDLIIQIKRFKDGKRRIVQVSEVTGMEVDIITLGDIFVFRQEGAPTPQTVRGAYVATGYIPRCLSDFEDRGVAVPREIFWTAAAGTGEGR; this is encoded by the coding sequence ATGGCCAGCGCGCTGATTTCCCTGTACTCCTCGCGGGGCGGCGTGGGCCGGACCTTTTTGGCCGTCAACCTGGCCGTCGACCTCCTTTTGGAAACCCGGGACAAGGCCCTGCTCCTGGACCTCGGCCAGCCCTGCTCCATGGACGCGGCCCTGTTTCTGGATTTGCCAGCGGTCAACACCCTGGAGCAGATCCTGCCCACGGCCGACCGTCTGGCCCCGGCCATGCTCAAATCCTACGCCACCAGCCACAAAAGCGGCCTGGACGCGCTGGGCCTTTTCGGACCGCGCCACACCTCGGCCGCGCCGCCCGATCCGGCCGCCCTGGCCGCCCTGCTGTCGCGCCTGTCGGCGGTCTACGCCTGGATCGTGGTCGATATGGGACACGGCTTCGGACCGGCTGCGGAGCGCGTGCTCGACCTCTCGGACCTGATCCTGGTCCCGGCCGTCCCGGAACCCCTGGCCATGGCCCACGCCCGGTCCGACCTGGATTTCTTGCGGCAGCGAAACTATTCCCAGGATACGGTCCGGCTGGTTCTCAACCGCGTGGGCGAGGACGACCGGCTGTCCCGTGAGGCCATGGAGCAGCACGTGGGCCGCCAGTCCCTGGGGGCCGTGCCCTTCGACCGGGCCGCCGCGGCCAATCTGGCCGGGGGCCGCACCTATCCCGGCGATCATCCCCGCCACGAGGTGACCAAGGCCTTCGACGCCCTGACCCACGCCATCGTGACCTCTCTCGGTCCAGGCCGGGCCGCCCCCCGGCCGGCCCCGGCCGGGGCCGCGCCCCAGGCCCCGCCCCCAGCGGCCCCGGCCGTGGACTACGACGCCGTGAAACGGTCCCTGCACCAGCGGCTGCTCGAGACCTTCGACCTCAAGTACGCGGACATGGAGGTGGAAAGCGATCCGGTCAAGCGGGAGGAACTGCGCCAGGAGGTCACCCGCCAGATCATCGTGCTGCTCGACGAGTCCTCGGCCGTGCGCTCCCGGGAGGCCCGGGACCGGCTGGTGCGCGAGCTGCTCCAGGACGTTTTGGGGTTGGGGCTGCTCGAAGACCTGTTGGCCGATCCGTCCATCACCGAGATCATGGTCAACAGCTTCGACACCATCTATGTGGAGCGAAAGGGCCTGATCGAAACCTCGACCCGCAAGTTCCTCTCCGAACGCCACCTCATGCGGGTCATCGAACGCATCGTGGCCCCCCTGGGCCGCAAGGTCGACACCTCCACACCCATGGTGGACGCCAGGCTTCCCGACGGCTCCCGGGTCAACGCCATCATCCCGCCCCTGGCGGTCAAGGGCGCGGCCCTGACCATCCGCAAGTTTCCGGAAAAAAAGCTGAGCAGCAAGGACCTGATCGGCCTGGGCACCCTGTCCCCGCAGATGGAGACCTTTCTCAAGGCCGCGGTCCTGGCCCGGCTCAACATCCTGATCTCCGGCGGCACAGGGTCCGGCAAGACCACCCTGCTCAACATCCTCTCCGAATTCATCCCCGCCGGCGAGCGCATCATCACTGTGGAGGATTCGGCGGAGCTCAAACTCCTGCAACCCCACGTCATCACCCTGGAGGGCCGGCCCCCCAACATCGAGGGCAAGGGCGAGGTGACCATCCGCGACCTGGTGCGCAACTGCCTGCGCATGCGCCCGGACCGCATCGTGGTCGGCGAATGCCGCGGTTCCGAGGCCTTGGACATGCTCCAGGCCATGAACACCGGCCATGACGGCTCCCTGACCACCATCCACGCCAACAGCGCCCGCGAGGCCCTAAGCCGCCTGGAGACCCTGGTCATGTACGCCGGCTACGAACTGACCCCCAAGACCATCCGGGAACAGGTCACCGGGGCCATCGACCTGATCATCCAGATCAAGCGCTTCAAGGACGGCAAGCGGCGCATCGTCCAGGTCTCCGAGGTGACCGGCATGGAGGTCGACATCATCACCCTGGGCGACATCTTCGTCTTCCGCCAGGAGGGCGCGCCCACGCCCCAGACCGTGCGCGGGGCCTACGTGGCCACCGGCTACATTCCCCGCTGCCTGTCCGATTTCGAGGACCGGGGGGTGGCCGTGCCGCGCGAGATCTTCTGGACCGCCGCCGCCGGAACCGGGGAGGGACGATAA
- a CDS encoding type II secretion system F family protein encodes MATILLCLLLLGLFWFAAWAWLSALLAVGTAGTLSRLDVRVRDLAARLDDMFIPVSAGTVRAIILSLVALGGLLGFLLPSAAGEFERYSIEQAVELNRAGNYEGALSALSSYGSSDSALAHNEMGVAYLATGNLDLAEKEFLRAADLAPTYAKAQANLATVYDLRGDSQKQAFAQSRAKAVERFAIPEEALYPPEESLFAQLPLRVLSGLVLGFAFWRIPGLAVRLMRRRRARKFEAQLADGLVMASNGLRAGFSLLQALDLTAQKSQAPLSQEFGLVLKEHRLGADLNDALTHLAERVPSADSRIFTNSVTILRETGGNLTEIFDTLAETIQERKRVMKKIRAMTAEGETQAYFLAALPPVLGIILYQLDPDSISLFFTTFGGWIMLAVMAVMEVAGLGLMLRIVKVKV; translated from the coding sequence ATGGCCACCATCCTTCTGTGCCTGTTGCTCCTGGGGCTTTTCTGGTTCGCCGCCTGGGCCTGGCTGTCCGCGCTTCTGGCCGTGGGGACCGCCGGCACCCTGTCGCGCCTGGATGTCCGGGTCCGAGACCTGGCGGCCCGCCTGGACGACATGTTCATCCCGGTCTCGGCCGGCACGGTCCGGGCCATCATCCTCTCCCTCGTGGCCCTGGGGGGGCTTTTGGGGTTTTTGCTGCCCAGCGCCGCCGGGGAGTTCGAGCGCTACTCCATCGAGCAGGCCGTGGAGCTGAACCGGGCCGGCAACTACGAAGGGGCGCTTTCCGCCCTGTCCAGCTACGGTTCCTCGGACTCGGCCCTGGCCCACAACGAGATGGGCGTGGCCTACCTGGCCACAGGCAACCTGGACCTGGCCGAGAAGGAGTTTCTCCGGGCCGCGGATCTGGCCCCGACCTACGCCAAGGCCCAGGCCAACCTGGCCACGGTCTACGATCTGCGCGGCGACTCCCAGAAACAGGCCTTTGCCCAGTCCCGGGCCAAGGCCGTGGAGCGTTTCGCCATCCCCGAGGAGGCCCTTTATCCCCCCGAGGAAAGCCTGTTCGCCCAACTGCCCCTTCGAGTGCTGTCGGGCCTGGTTCTAGGCTTCGCCTTCTGGCGCATCCCGGGCCTGGCCGTCAGGCTCATGCGCCGCCGCCGGGCCAGGAAATTCGAGGCCCAGTTGGCTGACGGCCTGGTCATGGCCTCGAACGGCCTTCGGGCCGGCTTCAGCCTGCTCCAGGCCCTGGACCTGACGGCCCAGAAGTCCCAGGCCCCCCTGTCCCAGGAATTCGGCCTGGTGCTCAAGGAACACCGCCTGGGCGCGGATTTGAACGACGCCCTGACCCATCTGGCCGAGCGCGTGCCCTCCGCGGATTCCCGCATCTTCACCAATTCGGTGACCATCCTCAGGGAGACCGGCGGCAACCTGACCGAGATCTTCGACACCCTGGCCGAGACCATCCAGGAGCGCAAACGGGTCATGAAAAAGATCCGGGCCATGACCGCCGAGGGCGAGACCCAGGCCTATTTCCTGGCCGCCCTGCCCCCGGTTTTGGGCATCATTCTCTACCAGCTCGACCCGGATTCCATCTCGCTTTTCTTCACCACCTTCGGCGGCTGGATCATGCTGGCGGTCATGGCCGTCATGGAGGTGGCCGGCCTTGGGCTCATGCTGCGCATCGTCAAGGTCAAGGTCTAG
- a CDS encoding thioredoxin family protein encodes MNHPKRALLLVLLAACAVVVLSGCARPKTQAPPDIIAVGDQSFASEVIAQPGVTLVLFSNAEAWQSQEMSRRYSWLADAYRGRLKFCSFAWDLAADPAPYRLEILPTLVMYRDGYEVDRMRGIPDTTDGLRTLNDDLELWVLRTGLQLMQDPKFQARFVYQFHNTASLTPVNEP; translated from the coding sequence ATGAATCACCCGAAGCGCGCGCTTCTCCTCGTCCTTCTCGCCGCCTGCGCGGTCGTGGTCCTTTCCGGCTGCGCCCGTCCCAAGACCCAGGCCCCGCCGGACATCATCGCGGTCGGCGACCAGAGTTTCGCCTCCGAGGTGATCGCCCAGCCCGGCGTGACCCTGGTGCTTTTCTCCAACGCCGAGGCCTGGCAGTCCCAGGAGATGTCCCGGCGGTATTCCTGGCTCGCCGACGCCTACCGGGGCAGGCTCAAGTTCTGCTCGTTCGCCTGGGACCTGGCCGCCGACCCCGCGCCTTACCGCCTGGAGATACTGCCCACCCTGGTCATGTACCGCGACGGCTACGAGGTGGACCGCATGCGCGGCATCCCGGACACCACGGACGGCCTGCGCACGCTCAACGACGACCTCGAACTGTGGGTCCTGCGCACGGGACTTCAGTTGATGCAGGACCCGAAGTTTCAGGCCCGGTTCGTGTACCAGTTCCACAACACCGCGAGCCTGACGCCGGTAAACGAGCCGTGA
- a CDS encoding GspE/PulE family protein, with amino-acid sequence MATPEDIARINARLGKALSLRGLPPEELTAPGGVLLTDQILVRRMASPQTVNAVLGEVFGVEAIDPSMVALDPEFARNARLLFPRCEALSLRAVPLRFDRGTAHVVMAVPEDEEAVAELEHLLGARVVPYVCHAEGLARAIAALYGDAAAAAETPAPDMAGQAERAAKAVTRIAADHARTRDPAEDPDVTALVRAVMDELAGAQSGGAVSDIHLEPGVRSWRIRARRDGMLHDALILPPPLGAAVARRLMLLSDMDPAETRQPQDGAIGFTLAKGRPMDIRVSALPALFGQKIVMRLLEKGKKSLRLEDLGFTEREDRILRAALAAPNGLLLVTGPTGSGKTTTLYAFLDHLNTPEVNILTAEDPVEYRLEGATQVPCSSEGGLSFAQAMRSFLRQDPDIIMVGEIRDAETADFAVKAALTGHLVLSTLHTNDAPGAVSRLANMGVATHLLAATRVTVMAQRLVRRLCPDCRREAAVPPDLAGRESLPEGTVVYEPVGCDRCKGSGYRGRVGVYEVFTVTPDMERLILGGAVAAELRRAAEAAGMDSLRRSALRRLGQGLTSAAEVVRVTADT; translated from the coding sequence ATGGCCACCCCCGAGGACATCGCACGGATAAACGCCCGCCTGGGAAAGGCCCTTTCCCTGCGCGGCCTGCCGCCCGAGGAGCTGACCGCTCCCGGGGGCGTCCTGCTCACGGACCAGATCCTGGTCCGGCGGATGGCCTCGCCCCAGACCGTCAACGCGGTCCTTGGCGAGGTCTTCGGCGTGGAGGCCATCGATCCGTCCATGGTCGCCCTGGATCCGGAATTCGCCCGCAACGCCCGCCTGCTTTTCCCCCGCTGCGAGGCCCTTTCCCTTCGCGCCGTGCCCCTGCGCTTCGATCGCGGCACGGCCCACGTGGTCATGGCCGTGCCCGAGGACGAAGAGGCCGTCGCGGAGTTGGAACACCTCCTGGGGGCGCGGGTCGTGCCCTACGTGTGCCACGCCGAGGGCCTGGCCCGGGCCATCGCCGCGCTGTACGGCGACGCCGCGGCCGCCGCCGAGACGCCCGCCCCGGACATGGCCGGACAGGCCGAACGGGCGGCCAAGGCCGTGACCCGCATCGCCGCCGACCATGCCCGGACCCGCGATCCGGCCGAGGACCCGGACGTGACCGCGCTTGTGCGCGCGGTCATGGACGAGTTGGCCGGAGCCCAGTCCGGAGGCGCGGTCTCGGACATCCACCTGGAACCGGGGGTCCGTTCCTGGCGCATCCGGGCCCGCCGCGACGGCATGCTCCACGACGCCCTGATCCTGCCGCCGCCCCTGGGCGCGGCCGTGGCCAGACGGCTGATGCTTCTTTCGGACATGGACCCGGCCGAGACCCGGCAGCCCCAGGACGGGGCCATCGGGTTCACCCTGGCCAAGGGGCGGCCCATGGACATCCGGGTCTCGGCCCTGCCGGCCCTTTTCGGCCAAAAGATCGTGATGCGACTTTTAGAGAAGGGCAAAAAAAGCCTGCGCCTTGAGGACCTGGGCTTTACCGAACGCGAGGACAGGATCCTGCGCGCGGCCCTGGCCGCGCCGAACGGTCTTCTCCTGGTCACCGGTCCCACGGGCTCGGGCAAGACCACCACCCTGTACGCCTTTCTGGACCATCTCAACACGCCCGAGGTGAACATCCTCACGGCCGAGGACCCGGTGGAATACCGGCTGGAGGGGGCCACCCAGGTGCCCTGCTCCTCCGAGGGCGGACTGTCCTTCGCCCAGGCCATGCGCTCGTTTCTGCGCCAGGACCCGGACATCATCATGGTCGGCGAGATCCGCGACGCCGAGACCGCCGACTTCGCGGTCAAGGCCGCCCTGACCGGCCATCTGGTCCTGTCCACCCTGCACACCAACGACGCCCCGGGCGCGGTCAGCCGGCTGGCCAACATGGGCGTGGCCACGCATCTTCTGGCCGCCACGCGGGTCACGGTCATGGCCCAGCGCCTGGTGCGCCGTCTGTGCCCGGACTGCCGCCGGGAGGCGGCCGTCCCTCCGGATCTGGCCGGCCGCGAGTCCCTGCCGGAGGGCACGGTGGTTTACGAGCCCGTCGGGTGCGATCGCTGCAAGGGATCGGGCTATCGTGGCCGGGTGGGGGTCTACGAGGTGTTCACCGTGACCCCGGACATGGAGCGGCTTATCCTGGGCGGGGCTGTGGCCGCCGAACTGCGCCGGGCGGCCGAGGCCGCGGGCATGGACAGCCTGCGCCGCTCGGCCCTGCGCCGCCTGGGCCAGGGGCTGACCTCGGCCGCCGAGGTGGTGCGGGTCACCGCCGACACCTGA
- a CDS encoding type II secretion system F family protein, translated as MDSVIVKDIGLLLFFAGICGAVYWLLPRPGAETARESRGGAAVEDLLGESAGLAALLRPVSSFLEPLAGRLTPTRYLTRVGRFLTTAGIDRKLPAEAFVAFQATMLVIFCILGLVLQARAATILLFCLLGLVYPYWWLYDKKTLRQKAITLSMPDTVDMLALSTAAGLDFQAGIKRIRDLTPELDPFVAELALVHHNVTLGMSMEDALKLMADRVDTPEMHAFASILIQAQKMGSSIADILKAQAARMRQDRFLSAERAGAVAAQKLLLPMVVFLFPIIFGVVFGPYVLKFLYNR; from the coding sequence ATGGACAGCGTGATCGTGAAGGATATTGGACTGCTGCTTTTTTTCGCGGGCATCTGCGGCGCGGTCTACTGGCTTTTGCCCCGGCCCGGGGCCGAAACCGCCCGGGAGTCCCGGGGGGGCGCGGCCGTGGAGGACCTCCTGGGCGAGAGCGCCGGCCTGGCGGCCCTGTTGCGGCCTGTGTCCTCCTTCCTTGAACCCCTGGCCGGACGGCTGACCCCGACGCGCTACCTGACCCGCGTGGGCCGCTTCCTGACCACGGCGGGCATCGACCGCAAACTGCCGGCCGAGGCCTTCGTGGCCTTCCAGGCCACCATGCTGGTCATTTTTTGCATCCTCGGGCTGGTGCTTCAGGCCAGGGCGGCCACCATCCTGCTTTTCTGCCTGCTTGGGCTGGTCTATCCCTATTGGTGGCTCTACGACAAAAAGACCCTGCGCCAGAAGGCCATCACCCTGTCCATGCCCGACACCGTGGACATGCTGGCCCTGTCCACGGCCGCCGGCCTTGACTTCCAGGCCGGCATCAAGCGCATCCGGGACCTGACCCCGGAGCTTGACCCCTTTGTGGCCGAACTGGCCCTGGTGCACCACAACGTGACCCTGGGCATGTCCATGGAGGACGCCCTCAAGCTCATGGCCGACCGGGTGGACACCCCGGAGATGCACGCGTTTGCCTCCATCCTCATCCAGGCGCAGAAAATGGGCTCGTCCATCGCCGACATCCTCAAGGCCCAGGCCGCGCGCATGCGCCAGGACCGTTTCCTGTCCGCCGAGCGGGCCGGGGCCGTGGCCGCCCAGAAGCTGCTACTGCCCATGGTCGTGTTCTTGTTTCCCATCATCTTCGGGGTCGTATTCGGCCCCTACGTGCTGAAATTCCTCTACAACCGGTAG